The DNA region TTTCTGGTAAAGAGGATGAAATAGTAAGGGCTAATTGCAGCAGAAAGGCACTGATTGAGTTGGCTGCTGAGAAATGAAGAGGCCAggcgtaatcccagcactttgggaggctaagcaggaCAGCTTCAgcgcagcctgggcaacataaggagacaaccgacaaaaaaaaaaaaaaaaaaaaatgctggccatggtggcgttTGCTAGTGGTCCCAGTTACTTCACATGCTGAGGcagaggaggattgcttgagcccagggaggttgaggctgcagtgagtcttgATCATGCCAGTAAAcaaatgagaaatgaagaaaatcctGTGTCAGTCAGATGAACCAGTTCGGGCTCTACCCTAGCTAGAACATGAACAGTTTATCTTCTCAAGCCATGTCTTTGTTTGTACATCCTCAAAATGAAGACAGTGAACTACATAGTTTCAAAGTTGCCTGATAAAATCATtcaaaaagttttttgaaaattaagaatactccccacccccagagatTCTTCTAATATAGGTCTGAGGATGACACACACTTctgaatttttaagttttaaacaaGATTATCTATATCTTTTCATATATGATTAACATTAAGATAAACTCTTGAGatatatttttagttctagaattCTACTGTATACAGAGTAATGCCCCTAGGAGGTGTTCATTAATAGCAAAATGACTTGGTAATAATCGAGAGACTATTATAAGGATCAATAGCTGCCAGGTAAGTATACACATGGCTATTTTGGTTATAGCTAATCagtgaaataatggaaaaaaCAACCCTCCAACCATCAACTGGCTAATAGAAGGGCTTAAAGTTTGGTTTTCAACATATTTAAAATCACCAATGCTcttgcaataaaaaagaaaatgtatagggGGAGTTTAGGAGTAGAACTGCTTTTACACACTTTTTCAGTTTGCtttaatatttcaatatatttcaaaaagggatttttatatgagatatatatgtatatatataaaatctgctATGAAGTACAtcacttcattaaaaaaagaaaagatttaggaaaaagataattttaaaacttaaatcctCTGTAAGTTAATCACCTGAGTCTGGTTCCATTATGAGTTTTAGGGTTAAAAACATAGTTTTTAacttatttcttttcactttaaagACCACTGTTTtttagctttaatttttatttcttagtaatAATTGAAATATTCTGTGGTTTGAATTTTGGAAACCATATAATTATAATCCTATACTTACAGATTCACTTTAGGCCTTTACATACAAAAGTCTActttttcacatttcatttttctgctaGGTTACATTTTATAAACTCTGTAAATAGGAAACTACTCAATTACAAAAATCCTATATTGGTTTATTCACTATTAAACCATCTAAATAAGGcttctttgaaatgaaaaaattggCAGTCAGAAAATATACTGGAAAGGAACCACGTAACAAAAACCTCCATTCTGTCAAGCTGTACTAGTTGGGCAAGAGGGACAAATGTGCGGAATAAAAAGGTTAACCCATCTATTTGGCATGTTGTTTTTCATTCAGCAGCATTAAATAAGTGGCAGCAGCATTGTAAGAAATTTCAGCTGACGCTTTCAAAGCCTTAGCACTTTAAAATGAGGATCAGTATTGGGTTAGGACCCGTAAGCTCTTATGAAGAAACACTCATATTGCCTCTTCCTAGGTTTAAACTATCACAAAGGAGGAAATTTCGAATCAAAGTGTTCATGCTTTGCCACCTGACAAGTCTCTGCTAGAAATCTGAACCTCTAACTGATCGCTGCATGGACTTGCCATTATGCTTGAGTTTATACAGCCCTCGAAGCAGCAGACCACCAtcttaatatttttcatgtattctGTATATATATAGCCAGAAGTTAAAACTTCACAGCACACTTCATTCTCATAAAAGTTATAAATTTCTTTCAGTAAAAGCTACTGCTTCTTAGTCTGGTTATTACAGCTAAAGACATCTCTTACTCCAACTAATTATACTAAGGGTCTGAATAATAccagaaaaaaacccacacagtATTTTGAAGAAGTCTCTGTTTATACACTTCATTAAGAAGCCACATCTCAATGAAATACTCTATAAATATGAAAGGACCAGTGATAACATCACATAACTTGAGTATGAGAGTTTTCCTCATCTCATATTTTTAAGTGCTACAGATTATGAAGTAGCCTCCAAAACACAactattcacttttaaaaatcctCCTGCTTTCAGAGCATAAAGgaaatatttgatggatcaaATATCACATTGCCAACTAATAGGTTTAGCGACTTGATGGAAAAGCACTAAAACAAGTTTCTACCAATTATACCTTGTCTATATAAAACAAAGTCAAAGCCTATTTACAAAGAACAAATACGTACTCTTAAACTAACAGCCAAACCATCCATGAATAATGACCAAAACAAAAAGCTGGATAAGAGCTTTGATAACCTGGATTCAGATTATGTCAACATCTTATTCTCaatgcaaataattattttcaaatggagATAATGACTGACGTATAACTTAGTCATAGGGAGTTAGTGAGACTGAGGACTCACATGcataaaattttatcaaattaaaaaatggtGCACTGAGGACTCAAATAACCAAATATTTATCACATCCAAAGATTCTAGATATGTAGTGGTTTCaccagaataaaaaataagatttaaattatttatttttttctacataaaatttTAGGCCCTCAGATTTCTTATTGCACAGGACATGATGAGGTGTAATTTGGACAGGTCACATTAGActtataaaacaaatgaaaaggcagGGATAGAAATGTTCTTGAAATTTCTCTGATACTGTGAATTATTCCCTTGGTAACTTCTAGAATGCCTTATTAAAGTGACAGTACCAGAGATGCCTAGCATATCTACAGAACTAAGTTCATAAGTCTAGCtgataaaactttttattacCTTGAAAGTTAagataaacattgaaaaaaatttttactgtAGATATGCCCCATTTCAAGAAACTATGATATACCCAAAACCTCATGCTTACAAAACAAAGTAGGGAGTGAcataatattacaaaaaaagttACTGTATAAAATAACTCACTTGAGCATTTGTTAAAAGATAATTTGGATCACAGAATTTTGATTAAAGCACTTTCCAggaaatattaggttggtgcaaaagtaattgcagtttttggccatttttaatggcaaaaacagttacttttgcaccaacctaatatctaGCTCATAATTTGGGCTCACCTGTGTCTAGATTAAATATCTATAGGGAAAGAAGTAAAATGGGTGTGTGTAAGAAGAAAAAGCCAAAGCAAATAAGCAAAAATCATCATAATAGTACAggttaataaatgaagaaatcaagAGACAGTttcattaattaatatattttctgcaTTATAGTTAGCATATGTACTTTCTTCGTGTCACCTTATTCTCCGTTAAGTattgatattttgttatattcaGACATGAGTACATTTCAACAGTCTTTGcaataaatatcataaaataatagattcgcataataaatattctttacaataaaaaagtttaaCAGACTTTTGTCTTAAAAATAGTCAGAATTCAACTTTGtgatttatacataaaatatacaaaaagcacCACAATTTGTGGTTAAGGCAATGAAAACACAGAAGAGATTAGAATTACTCAGCTATTAACTAACCAGGGGGCCAAAAGGACCGTTAAGGAGCCAGGATCACTTTAGGCAGCAGAGTTCTGTGACACCTATAGACTGATCAGCTATAAATACCAACTTGAGTTATCCAAGTGCCctcaatgacaacaaaaaattgCTGAGAAGCATGGGGTGTAGAAGGAAGAGTGAAGATGGGCAAGGTACAACCAATATATCTCCAATGTGAAGATTTACATTGTCAAGAGAATCTAAAATtacatagaaagaaagaaaaaatacagttgGCATCTCCAGAGTAAGATAACGCCAAAACTGAGGGGAAAGAACCTTGAAATACAAGAAGGACAGACAGGGCAGTGGTTAAAGGAAAATTTTTATGTTATGGCAAAAAATATATCCCCCATGCTACTTAGGGGGCCAAAGCTAAAAGAGAGCCCTAACTGGAGACAGATTTAATACATAGCTTATTTAAGCAATTAAatggttgctttttaaaaaaccaatttcCCTGCTCCCAAGGTACCCTAATCACCACAGCTCTAAGTCACTGTAGTCTGGGTGTGGGTGTATATGTTCATGTATACAACTTTAGAAAGTTGCTTGCAGAAGAAAAAGACTACACAGAAGCCCACTGGCTCTCAATACCCTCTCAAGTGGATGGCAGAGGCTCTGGTCCTAAGTGGAAGCCAGGTGCAGCTTCCCAGTTCACTCTTATTGAAGATCATCCATGAGGGAAGAGAAAAATCCATGAGTCAGACCTTGGGAACAGGGGAAGAGAAGGTGGGAAACAGggaaaaattctaaagaaaagaaaaccagtatctaataggatttttttttttaacagccacAACTTGAAAGCTAGAAGTTCAGGAGGTACAACCCACCTCCAAAAATCATGATGGTTTACCCTGACCCCGGGAGGGGCAGCTCTCCAGCTTACAATAGACAGTGTTGGAGTTCTTACATCGGCACCCTGGGCGATGGATCCAGTCATAACACCCCCTGCACAGCTTCAGGCATCCTTTAGCAGGAGGATAACAGAGTAAGCAAGGTAAAAATAGAGATATGGCTCCCATACACAGGTATCTAGAGCAGCAGTGTGACTGTGAACAGGAGCAAGGATTATCCGAATAGGAATCCCCTTCGTCGTCATTGGAGCAGTGATAGAAGATGCCCTTGACTAAGCACATGCAGGTTCCATATTCCACCATGCTCTCAGCAGAGCAAAGGCACTGCCGGTTACAGGCCAGACAGGATGGCAGGGTCCTGGGAGCCGTGCATTCTCCACACTTGCACTTCCCACACTGTTCACAAATGAACTTGTGCTGTGTCAGGTCCTCTTTCAAGGAACCCTTCAAGTCATCCACAATCAGCTGCTTGGGCTGGGTCCGGATTGCCCTTTCAGACCTATGACCAGGGACTGGTCTTGTTGGTGGTGACCTTCCTAATAGTCCCTGTTCAGAAGATGCACTGCTGTTGCTCCCAGAGCTGGCTGCACTTCCAGTGCTGGTTGATCTGCTCAAAATGGGGCCCCTGGCATTATTTGGGAGTACTGCATGTCCCAGGTGGCTTGTGTGTCTTTGCTCGTAGTTATTATTCACATTAATTGGTATGATTTCATGAGTCCTTTCATGCTTTTCTTGTCTTGGTGCTATCCGAGGAGCAGGTCTTTTCACCACTGAAGGCCCTTCTGTATATTCATTGCTGCCTCTTATGGCCTTGATCTGGTCTAAGGACAAAATAGCAGCAGGCTGAATCTCTCTCTCATAGTCTAATCTCTGACGGCTATCCAAAGGAGGCTGCTGGATCACAACTAATGAACTGCCACTGCCATGTTGATTTTGGGGATCCATGTGTAGTGATCTCGAGTTCTGGCAATCAGTGGAAACCTGGCTTGCATCtgaaatcctaaaagaaaaccaaagatgaaaaaaaaaacagtgaaaataaatgacagaaagcattttttggggtgggggtggggggaatccTGTCAAGTCACAAATTGCCTAAACTGCCTAGTAATGACCTTCTTCATCAGTGGATTACATGATGCTGGGGTCCTGGCCAGAGTCCAATTCCAGGAGAGGCTGGGGAGCACATCATAGAGGAAGACTTTAAGCAAGAGACCTCATGCCATAAACATTACAAGGTTTTCCAACTTTTAAGAAGCAGAATCAAGAGGAAGTAATGCCTTCCTGTTTATGAATCTAGTAATTAAAATGGAGCATGCCTTCACAGGGAATACTGAGTATAAGCAGTAGAGTAACTCTCATCTAAAGAAAGCTCAGTTATCACTTCATAGGTGGTTTCCATAAAGGAAAATATCTATCTTTTAAGAAATTGAGAATGGCTTTGGTGCTACGGCCTTTTTGCTGTGTGCTGTCACAAGCATTAGAttaatgatgaaaaaaaattaagactctaaaataaaatgaaatctcaaaataagaggtaattttctatataaatcagaattttaaagCTACCTTATAtgacatgcaaaaaataaatgtatcgGGTCTACAACGATTCTTGGTGTTTTGTagctacaaacacacacacaagactcAATGTATAGTCCTGTGAATGTTATAACAGTATTCACATTTGAAATcctgagaggatttttttttaagcttaagGGCTCACTCACAAAACAAGATAACTTTTATGCACAAATAAGTGTGAGGCCTTTAACGCAGTGTAGGGAAATCCTGGCTGTTTTAATTATCTGTATTTCctctcatttaaaaatctatttacatGACAGACCTTGATTTTCAAAAGCACTGCCAACTCTGAATCAATGTGCTTCTTGTAATAAAATCAGCACACTACTATCCAGATAAAAATAAGCAGTTGTATTTCCATACTAATAGTAAATCATTTCTAATTTGTAATGTGTTCTTCGCAAActaccaaagataaaaaaagttTCTGCTTTCAGTGGTGAACTAGAGTATTTTTCACACAAATTCCTACTAAAGTCTACAGAGTCCACCCAATTCAAGAATGAAAAGATATCCATTCTCCATTACCACCCtgagacaaaaaaaaacatggtttAAGGAATAACACAGAAAGAAGtccattttctgtatttcctaaacCAACGTCTCTAAACTATGCCTTATATGTTAACTTCTTGGAGTTCCGCTTGTTTTCACAACTCAACTCTCCAAGTTTCTCTAGTTTATTCTACCTTCTCTGTGCATGAGCAGTAACACTCTAATAACCTGCGGGGATTTCGTCTCTGAGTCCTTAACACCGAACCCTGACTCTAGCACAATTATTCCTCCTCTTCAAGAACTTCTTAACTCAGTGCTTTGAAAGCAAAAGGTACCTAAAAGTACTAAGCCAGATTCCACACGAAACGCAAAACGGTAGAGGATTTGAATAGTGTAACCCAAAACGCCAGGCAcaactttaatttgcatttccaatgATAGTTGTAACGAACTTCATACTGCTGGGAAATGAAGCCgccagacaaaaaaattaaaagcaaagaaaatccgCCACCTCCGAGCtgaagaaaagcccattttcaaGCAGTGACAGTCTTGGACCAACCCCCGACACGCTCACACGCGCTCTGCACACTGCCTTCCCCAAGAAAACGCGAATGTAAGTAGAGTACCTTTTCGAACAATCCCATCACATCCTAATGATCACCGTGGATTTCCAACACACTTTTTGCGTGGCCCACCAAGGTTTGCTGACAAATCATTTAGAGCCTTCAGCGTCCACGCGGGCGCCCAAAGCAAGCCCACGGTCTGGATCATCCTAAGCAAGGATGTGTCTATACTTTAAAGGAAAAGCCGGGTTCACCTAGGGCCAGGGAGAAAGAACCCAGCGCAGGGATGGCCACATTGTAAGCTACGACGGTGGAGCTGCGCCCTCTGCAATCCGCACTGAATAAATAGTTGacggagaggaaggaaagggaaaaagttaTGAATGAAAAcaagttctctctccctctctccggcaagaggaggggaggaggctgaGATTAGCACAAACTCAGGAGGGCGGacttccccacttttttttttttttttttttttagacgtagtctcactttgtctcccaggctggagtgcagtggcgcgatctcggcacactacaccctctgcctcccgagttcaagcgattctcctgcctcagtctgccgagtagctgggaatacaggcgcgcgcaccacgcccggctaatttttatatttttggtagagacggggtttagtcaagttgaccaggctggtctcgaactcctgacctcaggtgatccgcctcggcctcccaaaatgatgggattacaggcgtgagacaccgctcCCGGTCGACTTCCCCATTTTTAAAGTGGCAGTGCCCTCTCCCTCGCCTTTACACTGagctcaaaagaagaagaaagttgcGGCTGGCTTTGGGACAGGCTAATCTATCGAGGGGTGACCGGTGAATTCCGGGGAATAGcttccctacacacacacacacacacacacacacacacacacagcctttgcCAGTCCCATGCCTGAAGCACACTTCAACACAGAGGGCCCCCGGGGACACCCCAAGAGCCGCCTGGAATCCCTCTCGGGGGTGAAGGGCTCTCGGAGAGGACAATCCAGGCCACCGTGCCGCCGCTCAGGGTAACCGGGGTTCGGGGAGACCCTGTCTCGCTACACTCCGCCGCCGCGGACCGTCCCCCACCCAGCCACCCAACCTCGAGCGCTCCAGAAGCCTCGGCtcccggggtggggggggggggcgggtggGGCCGCGCCGCGCAGGGTCgtccctcctctttcctcctgtcccctcccctcccggaGTCCGGGCCAGGGCAGCCGCGCAGCCGAGTCCGCACCTGCCGCGCCGAGCAAGCCCCGCCTGCGCGCCTCCCGCCCCGCGGGCCGAGCGCGGCCGCCGCACACTCACCTAGGCCGAAGCGGTGGCTGGGGGCCAAGCCGTGCGACCCGGCCCAGGTCCCGGTGCGCGCGGCGGCGTACACGCGCCGCATCAACCGAGGCGGGGAGGGCGAGGCGGCATCGCCGGAGCTGCTGCGCCTCGGCCCGCGGCCTCCCCCGCCCCTGCCGCCACCGGGCAGGAGCGCTCCTCGCGGCCCCCTTCCGGCTGCGGAGGGCAGTTCTCCCGCGGCTCCGCGCGGCCCCGGCCGGACCTCTCAAGGCTGGCGCTCGCCGGGCGGCTCAGTAACATCCACCTCACGAGGTCTTCCGCAGTCCCTTTCTAAGAACCAGTTTTTACAAATCCTTTCGGGAAGGCTCTTCGAGTCTCAGAAAAACGAGCAGGGGAGTGGCGGAGAGTCGAGTGCGTGACGGGCTAGCTGACGGCACGGTGTGCTCAGAGTACGTCTCCGGTTCTGGTCGCTCCTCTCAGGGAACGAAGGAAGGGATGGCGGCTTCCTGACGAACGAAAAATCCACGTCACGGGCGTTCGAGACTCCGCGGCGTCCGGGTCAGGGCTCGAACCGTAGTCGACGGGCGGGTCACGGAGCCGCGCAAGCCCCGCGCGAGACCCTGGAGCACGCGCCTGCCAGGCAGAGGCCGCCGCGGCCGGGTAGGGGGAGGGGAATCTTTTTACCCGTGTTTTTAGGGGGGAGGGGTTAAGGGAGCGAGGTTTGGGGATCCTTCTCGGAGACAGGCGGGCGTCGTCCCGTTCCCCGCTCAGGCCCAGGCGCTTTGCCGATCTCACACGTAGGGCAAGTGGGGGCACAGCGTCCCCGGAAACTCCGGTCCTGGCAGGTCAGCCTCTCCGGGGCAGCGCTCACACCCAGTCCTCCGAGCCTGCAGTTCCACGTCCGAAATGCCTGCGACAGAGGATTAGACATAGAAGCTCGTGAATGTCCCTTTCTTCGAAGGGCTAGGACGCGGGGCGGGCCGCTGGCCAGCTCGCCCGCAGCCCGTTGCCATGTGCTCCCTGTTGCTGCTCCCAGTGATTGACAGGCCGGCGCACAGTCGGCGTGTCAGCCGCGAACCAAAGTAACATGCAGTCCTGCACGTTTTTGCCGAGGTGCTTTTGCCCCCTGGAATGCCTAGAAGTTCAAACAACGTTCAAGCAACGCCTCTGCGCGTTAGCAATCAATACACAGAGACGGGAAATTCAGGTTTTAAACCAATGCTTCTTTCGGGATTAGGTCACCAACAATGCCTAAACAAACACGCATTTGGTCCACACACCAAGTGCCAGCCCCTCTTCGTATAAAGGCATTAACGGCCCTGTGTTTCACACATTCGATCGTTTCAGACTTTCAACTTGCTACTGTTCGGTTAAGGAAAGGAAGGTG from Callithrix jacchus isolate 240 chromosome 3, calJac240_pri, whole genome shotgun sequence includes:
- the SPRY1 gene encoding protein sprouty homolog 1; translated protein: MDPQNQHGSGSSLVVIQQPPLDSRQRLDYEREIQPAAILSLDQIKAIRGSNEYTEGPSVVKRPAPRIAPRQEKHERTHEIIPINVNNNYEQRHTSHLGHAVLPNNARGPILSRSTSTGSAASSGSNSSASSEQGLLGRSPPTRPVPGHRSERAIRTQPKQLIVDDLKGSLKEDLTQHKFICEQCGKCKCGECTAPRTLPSCLACNRQCLCSAESMVEYGTCMCLVKGIFYHCSNDDEGDSYSDNPCSCSQSHCCSRYLCMGAISLFLPCLLCYPPAKGCLKLCRGCYDWIHRPGCRCKNSNTVYCKLESCPSRGQGKPS